GGCCGACCTGCGCGCCGGGATGGGGAACCCGCTCGCCGGCGGGCCCGCGCCATTCGCCAAGACCGACCGTTCGCGCTTCCTGTCGGCCCTCGACGAAGCGCTCGGGCGGCTCGCCCGCCCCTGATTTTCCGCCACTTTCGGCGCTGCGACGAACCGTTCGGCTTCGCTATCGGGCGACTGGTCCTGCCGCTTAGCCTCGTCGAACGACAGCGTCCCGTTCGTTCATCTGGCGTACAGCCGCCGGACCACTTTCTGGCTTCGTCGTTAACCACAGTTTCGGTTGACGGAGCGAGTAAGGGGCACATCATGGCGATGTATATTTATCAGACCGACGGCCATCCCGTCGGTTTCCGTTTCAGCAACTTCATCCACGATCTCGAGGGCCGGCCGCTGGGCCGTATCCTCGGCACCCACGTCTACCGGCTCGACGGCTCCTATGTCGGCGAGCTGTTCAAGGACAGCGTGGTCGACAAGCCGGCGCCGCCGGTGCGGCCGATCCAGGCGATCGCGCCGCCGCCGTCCATTCCGAGCCCGGGCGCCGGCTTCCAGCGCCGCGGCCTGGTCAATTACGGTTATCCGGACGTGTTTCATCGCCTTTACGAGGGCGATCACCTCTTGCTCGACGAAACGATGGCGATCGCCGCCGAATAGTCGAGCTGCGCGGCGGCCGCTCCCCCCTGGCCGCCGCGCCCTTTTTTTCGCGTCAGCCGCGCAGCCGCTGCGCGATGCGCTGGTTGACCAGTTTCTCCAGGATCGTTAGCGGCACCGCGCCCTGCAGCAGCACCTGGTGGAAATCCCTGAGGTCGAAGCGCGCGCCGAGCCGCGCCTTGGCCTCGCGGCGCAGCCTGTCCCACATGATGTGGCCGACCTTGTAGCCGGTCGCCTGGCCGGGCCAGACCGTGTATCG
This portion of the Sphingomonas sp. LY54 genome encodes:
- a CDS encoding 4-fold beta flower protein encodes the protein MAMYIYQTDGHPVGFRFSNFIHDLEGRPLGRILGTHVYRLDGSYVGELFKDSVVDKPAPPVRPIQAIAPPPSIPSPGAGFQRRGLVNYGYPDVFHRLYEGDHLLLDETMAIAAE